The stretch of DNA TATGAGGTGTAACTCAACAATTACATAAACCCAGATACAGACTAAGAAGTACCATGTATTGACAATTGATTTTAttcatgtttgtgtttttaaagcaATAGAACATTTTATTCCACAGTATTTTGATACAGACTTGTATATTTGAATACTCCTTTGTATTCTTATGGTGACTAAGGTAAAGCTTCCATTACCCTTAAAGTAGTGTAATAATTTACAGGAAAGTAACATtgtaattagggaaaaaaatgctgaatATGTGCAAGAAAGAATGTTGAAACAAGTGAGGATAAATTGTGGCTGTTCTTCCTATGTTTTAGAATGTTAAGTATATGCTTAGGCATAgctgatgtatttttttatactttatataagTGGAGAGAAAAGTATAATgaacccccccccgcccccgtgcaGTTACCACCCAGCTTCGATAGTTACCAGTTCATGGGtatcttactttctctctcttcataccTCTTCCCTCTACCCTTTGTTAAGAGAATTCCAGATAGTTGGTAGCATTTGAAAATTAACCTTTTTTCACCTGTTGCCTTGGATCTCTTGACAGGAGGGTGCTCTGACAGCCTTTCGGAAGACATACGACAAAACTGTGGCCTTGGGTCACCGACTGGATATTGTGTTCTATCTTCTTAGGATTGGGTTATTTTATATGGATAATGATCTCATCACACGAAACACAGAGAAGGCCAAAAGGTACTTCTTAATGATGATGATATATTCCCCTGTAATTATGCTATAAATAAGAAACTGATGTAAGAAATTTACCTGTTTTATTTATAACTAGTAAATTAGGTGAAATAATTGATGTGCTTatttagaagaatattttaaatactaccTTTTGATTCAACTTGTTTTCTGTTTGAAAAGAACACAACACTTAACAAAAAATGGACTTGTCTGTTTCCAGATTGTGacattactgttttttatttatagCTTAATAGAGGAAGGAGGAGACTGGGACAGGAGAAACCGCCTAAAGGTATATCAGGGTCTTTACTGTGTGGCTATTCGTGATTTCAAACAGGCAGCTGAACTCTTCCTTGACACAGTTTCAACATTCACATCCTATGAACTTATGGATTACAAGACCTTTGTGACTTACACTGTCTATGTCAGCATGATTGCCTTAGAAAGACCAGATCTCAGGGAAAAGGTAATGCCTGAATCTTTAATACTCATGTTTAGAAATTACTCCATACTTTCCTAACCTAAATACACATTAAAGcatacatttgttctttttttttaatttgtaggtGATTAAAGGAGCCGAGATCCTTGAAGTGCTGCACAGCCTTCCAGCAGTCCGGCAGTATCTATTTTCACTCTATGAGTGTCGTTACTCAGTTTTCTTCCAGTCCTTAGGTAAGGATAGAGTTGCTCATTTCGATAATCTGTCTTTATCTCAATCCTGATCCTGTATGCAGAGAACTAAGATGATTGTTCACGTATGTGACAGACTGTACAGGTCTTTGATTACCAGGGCTCAGTTTTTTGCCCCTTTTTGTTTAGGAGGGGATGTTAGCAGACTGTAACCTGTTTTTATATGACCCACCAGGTAAGATTGATGTTTACACTGTTAAAggttagtttaaaatttttttttaaatttattttaggatgagagagagcaggggaagggcaaaggaaacgagagagagagaatctcacgtAGGGCTtcatctgacaaccctgagatcatgaccaaatcaagagttagatgcttaactgactgagccacccaagtaccccagtGCTTATTCTATTTTTGAAGTGGATTTTGGCCTAGTGATTCTGGAGTGCTTTTTCCAGGCGTCAAAGTTGGGACTGGTTCATGAGAATTCATACTACTTACCTTATGTGATAGGGGAACAGGGCCCCTGGGGCATGATGAGTTACCTGCGTGGCCTCGTCTTCTCATACGTGTGCACAGGCGTGTTTGCACACAAGATCGTACTGCACAGTTGTTCCTTTTTTATGCTTGCAGCTCTCCTGGCATTATTCTGCTCAAATATGgggcctttccttcttccttcatcaGAATGAACCCCTTCCCTTCATTCCTGGGGAGCTCTCATTTTATGCCTCCCCTTTTAACTGAGATATGaattacataccataaaattcaccagtTTCAAGTGTAAAATTTGGTGGCTTTATTTTCTTGACAAGGTTGTGCAGTTGTCTTACCTAATTCCTGAATGTCGTTACTGCAGAGGGAAGTCGGTACCCATTGAGCAGTCACTTCCCATTCCTCCTCCCACTACCACTGATCTTCCTGTGTCCATGGATTTGCATGTTCTTACTCTCACATTTCATAGGAATGGCATCATCATCTGTGTGGCTCTCTGTGCCTGGTTCCTTCTCCCTGACATCATCCTTTCATGGGTCCTCTGTGTGGTGGCATGTCTCAGGGGCTCCATTTAGTTTTATGACTGAAGAATGCTCCATTATATAGAAAAACCACATTTTTACAATCCATTTCATCCACTGACAGACATCTGTGTTGTCTTCCCTTTTAGGCTGTAAGGAACATTTGTCTAATGTTTTATGTAGACTTgtggtttcatttctcttgggtatgtaTCTAGATACATACCTATTTAATAATGGACCTGCTGGGTCATACGATGATGCTTtgattaactttttgaggaactgctgaaCGGTTTCCCAGAGCGGTTacaccatttacattcccaccagcagtgtggtCTCCGTCTCCTCACATCCTGTACTTGTTACTGTGGCTTTTTGATTATAGGCAtcttagtgggtgtgaagtggtatctggTGGTTTTGATGGGCTTTTCTCTGATctgatggtgaacatctttgGTGTGCTTTTTGGTCATatgccccatttttaaaatagtatgtcATTTTGTGACTTTTTCTTAGTTTGTTCCTTCTGCTAACTGGaattattgggagatttttttttttaatctttttaatctttttaatgaacTTGACACCAGTACATTGCCTGTACATTACTGTGTGGTCTGTGCAAATCTgttaaattcattaaataattttagaggaaagtgaggaaaaaaatgaaattcatggcTTTGGGAAACCTTTAAATTGTGTAGATACTAATCTCTTCCTACTGTCCCCATTCCTaatagcaatctttttttttttaaattattatttatttatttatttgacagacagagatcacaagtagagaggcaggcagagagagaggaggaagccggctccctgctgagcagagagcctgatgtggggctcaaccccaggaccctgggatcactacccgagctgaaggcagaggacttaacccactgagccacccaggcacccctcctaatAGCAATCTTTTATTTGAACATTCTAGGTGAAATTTTTATCACTACCAAATTTATACattttccagatattttaaatgcaaaagacagaatattacattttctttgatGACAGTTGTCTTTATATCATTTATTCTCTCTAGTATACTGAGACATGGAGgatttatttagttttgtaagcCTTTTTGCTTCCCTGAGAATATTCATAGTGCATGtatgtactttaaaatatttcattagaaAAAGGAAACTGCATCCTTCTCTAGATAATACccgattgtttttaaaattaaaaatagagaggggtgcctgggtggctcagtgggttaagcctctgcctttggctcaggtcatgatctcaaggtcctgggattgagccctacaacgggctctctgctcactgctcagcggggagcctgcttccccccgcacccccaccttcctctctgcctacttgtggtctctctccgtcaaataaataaataaaatcttaaaaaaaaaaaaaaagaaatagagaaagtgcTGTTCCCAGATCCATAAACGTGTTCACTCACAAAATTCTTCCGGAAATaaccattttaagattttatgtatctttcTAAACCTTTTGTACATTTAAATGTGCTTTGAGAAATGGAAACAGTATACCAAAAACCCAAGGTTATACATACCCatggaaaaatctcaaacagtatcatataaagaagaaaaactctcCCTAACCAGCGATTGCCAGGGTCCTTTCTCTAGAGGTGACTGCCACTATCCGGTTTCATGTATGTCCTTCAGGGACATTCGTATCCAGAGATAGAAGCACGTAACACCGTTAAACATAGGTGGGTGTATTTTACATGCTGCTTTCCAAGTagggtttttttctcttaacaatcTAATGTGAATACCTTTTCATGACTGTAGAAAAAGAGTTGGTCATTGAGTCAGTAAGGATTTTTAACCTGTCCTGTATCAGATACTGTGGACGTAGTGGCAGATCAAACAGCTGGAGCTCCTTGGAGCTGTAGTTATCTTAAAGAGACCGATTTCAGTGTGATGGACGTGCCACACTTGATCCTCTACTGACAGAAAATTGTGTTGTTTACAGTTTACTCCTGTTGGGAGCAACTTTGTTTTGAACATTCTCTTATAATTCACCTTTTCTACTTCCACTTATTTCGTTagggaaaaaattgaagaaagtGAATTTTACAAAGTGAAAATACATCTTGATCACTTTTGCCCTCCAGGAATCCTGTGCCAGTTGATAgttacacagtttttttttactgaagtagAACTGAGATGCAGTgtcagtttcaggtgtgtaacatagtgatttgatgttcatatacattttaaaatgatgaccTATATCAATTTAGTTACCACCTGTCACCGTACAAAAGTAATATTTTGGTAATGTTtggtattaaaatattaatattattataatatttattaccaaatattaaattattactaaatattaaaatatttggtaaTAAAAGTTGTATTTGACTATTCCCTGTGCTGATTTCAGTTTCTACCTCTCTTaatttacattgattttttaagattttatttttaagtaattgctacacacatcatggggctcaaacttctgactcaagagcaagagttgcacactccaactgagccagccaggcacccctcaatttacATCATTTGAGGAGAGcctcccccccccaactcttAGCCAGTTTGAGaggagaaaaatatattcatattttattcatttcttgtttgtttccagggattttttttttttttttttttttagattttatttatttatttgacagagagaaatcacaagtagacagagaggcaggcagagagagagagagagagggaagcaggctccctgctgagcagagagccagatgcgggactcgatcccaggactctgagatcatgacctgagccgaaggcagcggcttaacccactgagccacccaggcgcccctccagggaTTGTTTTTATTGAactcttgaattttttaaatggcacacAAATGATGGAAGATATTTTATGTTCGGCTTATGAGTATGACCCATcctgatgaacatttttcttcccattctcttTCACAGGTTttcttgctgtgttttttttcccagttttactatctgacatataacactgtatatgaGTTTAGGCTGTACAATATGACTTGatgtttatgcatttttttttttttttttttttttttttactatttgggAGAATGAGCATCGTTCGGCTGAAGGTTGCTAAACCATGTGCTGCCTTGGCCTGCTCATCCTGGTCTTTTTTGATGTTGAGCAGCCTTTGCATCTTGCCACAATTTTGTTCTCTTGAACAGTAACACACCCTTGTTTTCCCCAGACCCACCACCTCATCCTCTGTTAGACCTCTCAGTGACTGCCTCAGACGTGGTCACTACCCTTGTCTCTACCTTCATTCTGTTATCAATGAGATAATACATATGAAGAGCCACCTTCATATCTATTATCTGGGTGGCAGTGATTCCCAAATTCATGTCTCCAGCCCTAAACTTCCCCATGGGCACCAGACCCATGTCTGAATTCCTCCTTGGTAGCTTCACCTGGATGTGCAGTAGGTGAATCCACTTGAACACTGTGAATCTCCCTTGCCCTGCCCCCCTCCAAAAGATCTCCagaaccagaaaacaaaacaaaaattcttttccAGGGATTTGGTTCTTGTTAAAGCCAGAGACACAAgtctatttttagttcttttgtctTGCTCACCTTCCATATCCCTGTAGCTGCCCCCCTGCTGCTTTATGCTGAATCTGTGCTCCTTTCTTCTCTGGGGCTGAGCCCGGCAGGAAGAGTAGGGGCACTTCTGCATTGGGGACATTGCTCTTTGCCTCCTGCTGTTTGGCTGCCTCCTCAGAGAGGTTGTCCCTGTCCACCCAGTCCAGCAAAGGCCTCCTAGTTGCCCTGTCACTCTTACTTTGCACACAGAATTTGTTACTAAAAGTATCTTGTTAAGTCCTTTATCTCTGCTCTTTGAAAATTTAGTTTCTGTGGCAGCAGGGATCTTGTCTTTTGGTTTACTGCCATATCCTCACTATTTTGAGCAGTGATACAGTGTAGTTATTTGGTAAACTAATTCATGTGGATGGCTTATCTGTATCCTGTGTCCATTTTACCATTCAGTCTTTCTTCGTTATTTCTAAGAGCTGTCTCTTATAATTTGGCATCTTATTCATTGCAGCTATCGTGGaacaggaaatgaaaaaggaCTGGCTTTTTGCTCCTCATTATCGATACTATGTACGAGAGATGAGAATTCACGCATACAGCCAGCTGCTGGAATCCTATAGGTCATTAACTCTTGGCTATATGGCAGAAGCCTTTGGTGTTGGTGTGGAATTCATTGATCAGTAAGtataaataattatgttaatGCATATCTCTGAAAAAGTTACCTTTTAATGTCTCAGCTTGTACATTTTCTCCATTTACATTGCTTCAttcaattataaaatgtttttttctctaaatgttaTTAGAACAATCATCTGTCATCTCTGCCTTCATGATGTGCCCCTTTTATGAACAGATGGGATACTGAGTTGTAGAGTGGTTAAGTGATTTTGCAAAAGGGTAACAGACCAGGTATTGTACAGTAGTATTGTGTCCCTTTTTTGTGGACCACACTGCTGCTATAGTGATGACTCCTAGATGTGTCTCATATTTCACATTAAGGGCATGTTTTCTCTGATAATGCCTTCGTTGTTTTTGGTTTCTGCTGCAGTTCTGGTCACATTAGTTAAAAGTGAGGCTTTTAGCCCTTAAATCAATGATTCATCAAATACTGACTAAGCCATTGCTGTATGGTGGGCATTGGCTAAGGTCCTTGTCACGGACTTTAATATTTGATACTTTTTATATGGGGAGAGTTAATAAGTACATAAGGTAATTTCAGATAGAACTGAATCTCTGGAGATAATAAAATGCAATAGAAAGATGCGTGTGGCTGCAGTGGAGTGGTAGTGGCGAGAGGGGCAGCTGTGGGCGACTCAGGCATGCGTACGTCTGTGCAGGGCCTGGCTGGCTGTGGTGTGGAGCTTGGGTTTTAATCTAGGCCCTGTGGGAAGCCATTAGAGGATTTTAAGCACGAGAGTGATAGTGAAACCCTCTCTTACACAGGCTGCAGGGGGACAGGGAGACTGTGCCCGTGGAGTATAGTCGCTCATGGAGCAGTATTACGGTGGTCTGGACTAGGGCGGTGGGAGTGGAGTGTGGGAGACGTACACATCGAGATGTGCTGGCCTTACCATATCTGGATCAGTGGTTCCCAAAGATAGATCTTGTCAAGTGCTAATGGTAGATTTCAGTGgcccacatgaaaagatggtcataTAAATTTCAGTGAtggtattatttcattaaaaaaaaaaaatctcattttaggggtttgatttttctaatttattatgaaaaattttaaacatgtagGAAATTCTAAGGAATTACAGTTACTTTCATGATTGATTCTGTAATTAACATGCTGTTTTATCACATATCTGCCCATCCTATTTTTTAAGCACTTCAGAGTGTTTCAGACACCAGTACATTTCATCCCTAAACACTTTAGCATGCATCTCAATATTTATTGATAGGCTTGTTTTGAggttttacatatttacatatgatGAGAGATACAGATCTTAAGTATAACCTAAACTATGGAGCAGCCCCTACTAGAAATCCCCTCACTCTCTATTTGAATGTGAATTCTCTATTCACATTTCGGGTGGGTATTTCAGTTTGTTCCCTTCATGTTTGCAGACCAACTCTAAAGGCAAAAAAgttgtatgtacacacacagctCTAGCTAGTGTTACCTACTAAAgatcttgttttaatttctgaTACCCAATTCACATAGGGGTTTCCCTAGATTCTTTTTGTCCTCccttataaaaatcatttttggtGAAATCCTTTTTTAAGGAGGGTCTGATTTGTTAAGTTGAACATGATTCTGCACCCTTCCTCCACTTCTCTACTTCCTTCGACTCAGTAAGATACTGTGGGGAGAATAGGAAGGGGCCATTACTTGAGGAAATGCTGCTGTTGACAGGTTTAAGGTTAGAAATCCATGTACTGTGTACGGTTTTGTTGGTAGGTCTTCTTTTTGGAACATGGGATGTAAATCGGATTGGTGGGATGTTTGTTCAGTAAGCACTTGGGTCGTCATGACTGCATACCTCCCGCAGTGAGCCGCCACGCTCAGGACTTGGAGAAATATCTACAGCTGGGGAAGAGGAGTCATCCTGGGGTGTGACTGGCACATGAGGAGATGACAACTGGTCTGGCTCTAGAGCTAGGGATGGGACTTGAATGGAAACCTAGGTACAGGCCGTTAGGAGTTAAATTATGGTGTGGTAACCAGGAAGGAAGCCGTGGCCAGATTCTTCTTGATGAGCATACCTAGGAGTCCTCGCATTTGACTGAAGCGTCTGAGAATCGGACACATCCACTGATGCCTTCTGTGGACCTTTAGACTGGTGTCGCTGCATTTGTAagatttttgaaggaaaaaagtgCTTTCCCAGTGGAAGCAATAGCACAAATACCTGTGGGAGCGTTTCTCTGAAACCAGTAGCGTCGTGTCCCGGCCAGAGTGTGTGGCGGTGTGTACAGGAACTGAGAGGAGGAGCACCGCGTCCACTGCCCGGCTCCGGAGTTAGCGAGCTGGCTGGACTCTCGCTGAGTGGTCCGGGCGGCGGTGACGGGAAGGCCTCCGGTCCGGCGACGCGGGGCGACGCGGGCGACGCGGGCGACGCGGGGCTCGGGCAGCTGCCGCGCTGGGAGCTCAGGCGTGCCAGCTGTCAGGCTCCTAGAATGGAGCAGCCTGTCCTCACCGCAGCAGAGGGCATTCTTCAGTCAGAGTTGGCTTTGGAGCTTCTTTGTAAGTCAGAACCACTGTCAGAGGTTCCCCCTGTCTTGGGCTTggtgcggggaggggggaggcggggagAAGTTAACTGTCTGGAAAAAGAACACAAGTTTAGAAAGCCACTCAGTAACAGAACTCAAAAGCAGCTGAAAAAGACTGGGCACTGTAGCACTTGGAGCCAGGTGTGTCTTGATGGAGACCGTAGAAATAACGCCTGCTCCGGGACTGTCAGCCGTGCCGGCTACTTTAGGACAACCTCCAGCCTAGTAACTTTTTTGTCTTTCCAGCTTTTTGAAGCTCACAACCAGATTTTCCAAAATTATGTACTTCcttattaaaaacattaatgCTTTCTCATTCTTCCTACCAAGATTAAGTATTAATTAGTTCCTTTtcgtaggctttttttttttttttttttttg from Neovison vison isolate M4711 chromosome 6, ASM_NN_V1, whole genome shotgun sequence encodes:
- the PSMD6 gene encoding 26S proteasome non-ATPase regulatory subunit 6 encodes the protein MPLENLEEEGLPKNPDLRIAQLRFLLSLPEHRGDAAVRDELMAAVRDNNMAPYYEALCKSLDWQMDTDLLNKMKKANEEELKRLDEELEDAEKNLGESEIRDAMMAKAEYLCRIGDKEGALTAFRKTYDKTVALGHRLDIVFYLLRIGLFYMDNDLITRNTEKAKSLIEEGGDWDRRNRLKVYQGLYCVAIRDFKQAAELFLDTVSTFTSYELMDYKTFVTYTVYVSMIALERPDLREKVIKGAEILEVLHSLPAVRQYLFSLYECRYSVFFQSLAIVEQEMKKDWLFAPHYRYYVREMRIHAYSQLLESYRSLTLGYMAEAFGVGVEFIDQELSRFIAAGRLHCKIDKVNEIVETNRPDSKNWQYQETIKKGDLLLNRVQKLSRVINM